From Bacteroidales bacterium:
CGCAACGCAGGGTTCCATCGTCATTCCGGCGTATGAGTGTGTACAGACTGGCCTTGTTGGGGTCGGCAAATGCCTCAAATTCCTCTCTGGTCATATCCAGGGGATAAAAATTCGCTCCTGCCGGTTTTGCACCAATACCCTCGATAAACGACCGGTTATTGTCGAGCCGGTCCCACGGACCATAGTTGATCAGGGCAAAGTCCCTGGTGTTCGGATCCTGTATTTTCCCAAGAAAAGCTTCTTTATTTCCCAGTGTCTGCTGCCAGTAGAGGTCATCCATGATCCGGGCAACATCCATCAGGATGGAAAGGATCTGTTTCTCATTGGCGCTCAGGTGGCTGATATCAGCCTGGAGGTCCACCGGGGCATAGATCGCCAGACGGGCATCCACCTGGGCCTGCGAAGCTGGAGGATAAGCTCCGAGCTGGGGCAGGATGCCGGTATGGTTGGTTTCCTTCTGATCTTCGGTCATTACGGTCTTTGTGGTGCAAGCCGCAAGGGACATCATTGCTATTGCGATTCCTGCAATTGTGAGTTTTTTCATTGTGGATCAATAATTATTGTTGCATTAAGCGTTTGTACAACGGGCAAAATTAGTCAATCTTCCCTTAATTCAAAGCAGGATGTGTATCTTTGTCGCTCTATTTCAATGATTTTATGGAGGCATCACGCGAGGTAAGGGTACGGTTTGCTCCGAGTCCCACAGGTCCGCTTCATATCGGAGGGGTTCGCACGGCACTGTATAATTATTTGTTAGCCAGGCAAAAGAAAGGAAAATTCATTCTTCGCATCGAAGATACGGACCAGGGTCGGTTTGTACCCGGGGCAGAAGATTATATCATCGAGTCGCTCCACTGGATCGGATTGAGGTTTGATGAAGGCATCCGCGAGGGGGGACCGTATGCTCCGTATCGCCAGTCGGACCGGCAGGCCATTTACCGGGAATACGCCGAACAGCTTGTCGCATCCGGAAATGCCTACTATGGATTTGATACACCCGGAGAGCTGGACGCGATGCGCAAGCGGCTGGAAGGGGAAAAAGCGGTCAACACCAGCTACAGCTACCTCTCCCGTATGGCGATGTCCAACTCGCTAACGCTGACCGATGAGGAGGTCAGGCACAAAATGGCATCCGGACATCCCTATGTCATCCGTTTCAGGATCCCCGCTGATGAGGAAGTGCGGGTGTTTGACCTGATCCGCGACTGGGTCGTGGTGCATTCCTCCACCCTGGACGATAAGGTGCTGTTCAAGTCCGACGGCATGCCCACCTATCACCTGGCCAACGTGGTGGACGACCACCTGATGAAGATCACGCAGGTGATCCGCGGGGAAGAGTGGCTGCCTTCCCTGCCGCTGCACGCTCTTCTTTACAGGGCCTTTGGATGGGAAGAGCCGGAATTTGCCCATTTGCCGCTGTTACTGAAGCCCGACGGCAAGGGAAAGCTTTCAAAGCGCGACGGCGACCGGCTGGGATTTCCCGTTTTCCCGTTGCAGTGGAAAGATCCGTTCACAGGGGAGGTATCCACCGGCTACCGTGAATCGGGCTATTTCCCCGAAGCGTTCGACAACATGCTTGCCTTCCTGGGATGGAATCCGGGGACGGAAAAGGAGCTGTTTTCAATGGAGGAACTCATCGAAGCTTTTTCCATAGAGCGGGTGGGCAAATCAGGATCCCGTTTTGATCCTGAAAAAGCCAGGTGGTATAACCGGCAGTACCTGCAGCAGCGTCCGGTGGATGAGTTGGTGGGCCGGTTCCGCACGGTACTGGAGGCGAAAGGCATTCAAGCAGATGACTCACTAATCCGAAACGTGGTGGAGATGGTAAAGGAGCGCGTGGATTTTGTGAAGGATATGTGGGATCAGTCGTGGTTTTTTTTCAAGGCCCCGGAGCATTATGATCCGGAAGTCGTCAAAAAAAGATGGAAGGAAGAAACACCTGCCAGGATGGCTGAGGCCGTGTCGCTGCTGAAAACTATCGATCCTTTTACCTCAGCAAACATTGAAGCGGAGCTAAAGGAGTGGATAGAGGATAAGGGCTATGGCACGGGGCAGGTGATGAATGCACTGCGGCTGTGCCTTGTCGGGGCCAGTTCAGGGCCGCATTTGACGGACATCATGGAGACCATTGGGAAAGAGGAGACGGTAAGCAGGATCCTTAGAGGAGTTGATGCTCTTTCCGGGACTTAAATTTGGAATTTATGGGGGCAGCGCCGTGAGCGGCGCTCCCCCTTTCCTGTTGCCCGACTAGGGCTCGAACCTAGACTTTTCTGATCCAGAGTCAGACGTGTTGCCAATTACACCATCGGGCAAAATGCAGGGTGCAAAGATATCCATTTTTAAGAAATTTCATACTCGGGAGGGCTTTTTTTCAATAGCCATTAACGATTAACGAAGTAGAGGGAGAGGGGGAAGGAAAAGGAGAGGGGAGAAAGGAAGGAAGAGATTAGAAATAAATTAGTTTGCGGGTGAAAAATTTTGCCTGGATAGGGTCACATTTAAGGGGATTTGGGGATTAACAGTAAAAACCCTATGGAAAATAAAACTAAAATTCTCCACATGGAGAATCGTCTGGTCGATTTTGTGGTGCGAATCCAGGAAGTCATCAAGTATTTCCCCAATACGTATTTCCACACCCAGCTTGCAAATCAGATCAGCAGGGCTTCAACGTCAACGGCATTGAATTATGCAGAAGCACAGAGCACAGAATCGTTAAAGGATTTTGTTCATAAAATGAGGCTTGTTCTAAAGGAACTCAGGGAATGCCATGTTGCCTTAAAAATCCTCTCACACAACAGGGATCTTGATGATATCCATGAACTGGCAGACCTTGTAAAAGAAAATGACGAACTGGTGGCCATCTTTGTTAAAAGCATACAAACAGCTGAGAAAAATATAAAATCAAAAGCTGCCGGCACTAATCTCTGATCTCCTCCCTCCTTTCACACCTCTCCTTCTCCTTCCACCTCTCCCTCTATCTCGTCAATCAGCGATGGCTATTCTTTCGAGACGATCTTCGCCCAGGTATCTTTCAATGTCACTGTCCGGTTGAAGACGAGCTGCCCTGGTGTGGAATCCGGATCCACGCAAAAATAGCCGAGCCTGATGAACTGGAATTTATCGAGGGTCCGGGCATTTTGCAAAGAAGGCTCGGCGTATCCCCTGATGATGCTCAATGAATCAGGATTCAGGAATTCCTTGTAGTCCCTGTCTTTGTGGTTTGATGGATCTTCGTCAACGAACAGGCGGTCGTACAGCCGGATCTCTGCCGGCAATGCGTGCGGGGCCGAAAGCCAGTGGATCGTACTTTTCACCTTGCGGCTGCTCTGCTCACCTCCGCTTCGCGTTTCAGGATCGTAGGTGCACTGTATCTCCGTTATTTGTCCGGTGGAGGGATCCTTTACGACCTTTTCGCACCTGATGATGTAAGCTCCTTTCAACCGCACTTCATTCCCGGGCGACAACCGGAAATACTTCGGAGGAGGTATTTCCATAAAGTCATCCTGCTCGATGTACAACACACGTGAGAACGGGACCTTTCGTGTCCCGGCGTTTTCATCTTCCGGGTTGTTCACCAGTCCCACCTCTTCCGTTTTGTTTTCCGGATAATTGGTAATGACCACACGCAGGGGGTTGATCACGGCCATCACCCGGGGGGCTTTTTTGTTCAGGTCTTCCCGGATGCTGTGTTCCAGCAGTGAAACATCAATGGTGTTATCCCTCTTGGCCACGCCAATCTTGTCAGCGAAATACCGGATGGATTCGGGTGTGTAGCCCCGGCGCCTCAGGCCGCAGATGGTGGGCATCCGTGGATCGTCCCATCCCCTGACGTATCCGCCTTCCACGAGCTCCAGCAGTCTGCGTTTGCTCATGATCGTATAGCTCAGGTTCAGACGGGCGAACTCGATCTGCTGGGGGCGGTATTTTGAGGCAATGACCTGGTCCAGGAACCAGTCGTAGAGCGGCCGGTGCACTTCGAATTCCAGGGTGCAGATGGAATGCGTGATGCCTTCCAGGTAATCCGACTGCCCGTGGGCATAATCATACATGGGATAGATGCACCACCGGTCGCCGGTGCGGTGGTGCGTGGCGTGAAGAATGCGGTACATCAGTGGGTCGCGCAGAAGCATGTTCGGGTGGGCCATGTCGATCTTCGCCCTCAGCACCCTGGATCCATCCGGAAATTCGCCGGCATGCATCCGCCTGAAAAGATCCAGATTCTCCGCAACCGACCGTTCACGGTATGGACTGTGCTTGCCCGGCGTTGTGACGGTTCCCCGCTGCTCGCTGACCTCCTCGGCCGACTGGTCATCCACATACGCTTTCCCCTCCTTGATCATCTTTTCAGCCCACTCGTATAACTGCTCAAAATAATCCGAAGCATAATACAGCCGGTCTTCCCAGTCAAATCCCAGCCACCGCACATCTTCCATGATCGAATTCACGTACTCTTCTTCTTCCTTCGTGGGATTGGTATCATCAAAACGGAGATTGCAGTTCCCGCTATATTTCTTTGCCAGCCCGAAATTCAGACAGATCGACTTGGCGTGGCCGATGTGAAGGTACCCGTTGGGCTCGGGAGGAAAGCGGGTGTGAACACGCTTTTCATTCTTACCCTCAAAAATATCTTTTTCAATGATCTGCTCAATGAAGTTCAGGGAACGGGAAGGCTCGTTGCTGACAGTTGTATTGTCCATCGCATGTAAAAATTAAGGTGCAAAAATAGAAAAAAAGCTGCAGGCTGCAAGTTGCAGATTGCAGGCTAGAAAGTTTGGGACAAAAAAGAAATTAGTTAAATCAATTTTTCTCAGTTTAGATGGGTAAGGTATTCATTTGGCTTAATTTTTTATCTGAAAAGGGTAACATTTGGAAATTCTCCGGATTAACAGGATGAGTACATTTTTCTTAATAAATCTTCCGTTGTTTACCGCAAAGGCGCTAAGACGCTAAGAGATAATTAATCAGAGATATCCTTATTTATATCAGAATTCTTTGTGGTTAAAACCGCCAAGGCGCCAAGACGCTAAGGAATACTGTGGTTTATTAGAATCAGTTTTTGTACTGAACTCTGTCCTGATCCATTAATCAGGGATATTACATAGACCCCCGCACCAACATCCCTTCCATCCCATACATATTCATAAATTCCTGGTCTTCCAGCCTTGATATTTTCCTGTAAAATAAGCTTCCCCTCAAGGGTTTGAATCCGGATCAGATAATCTCCTGGTTCCTTCACTTGGTATCGTAAACAGGTATGGTCCGAAAACGGATTCGGTGCAGGCGGCAATAATTCAAAGGTCAGGGGTGGTGCGTGTTGATCCTCCATCCCCAGTCCGGCACCTTTGATCACCAGTAGAGCGGATTGTCCATCCCAGTGAAAATGGATATGGAGAATATCGGCCTCCGGCTCCCAGAAGGCGGCAGGGGATATTGCCAGATACTCATCCATTGTGCTCACGATCGGTATGTTTATCTGATCCAAAAGTACGTTCTCGGGTTCTTTTTTAATTCGCTTTACCTCATACATAAGTTCCTGTGAAACGGGTACCCCGGAGTATCCATCCCCTTCCTTACTTATTGCGACTGCAATCTGATCGCCCTCTGTGTCACCTGAAAGAGTAATGAGGTCATAAGATCCCTCTTCATACGCGTCTTTTGTCCTGCCGTCATCCTGATAGACCTGAAAGGTGGAAAGGGGGACAGATTTTTCCGGATAGTACCATACGATGAGTGTATCGCGATGATAAAAATCAGTGGAGAGCATGGGGGTGGCCATAGGAATGAAACTGCCGCCTTTCACAAAAACAGGGATGATCTCTGGCGTCACATTGACCGGATAAACGCCTTCCCCCTGAATGGACTGATCTGTATGGAAATCGATCCAGACACCTTCAGGAAAATATACCTGACGGATCTGCTGCCCACTCTCCATCACAGGCGCCACCAGCAGGTTCTCCCCCCAGAAATACTGATCGCTTAGGTTTCCGGCAATCAGACCGGAGGGATTAAAATAATTCATGGGCAGTGCCAGAGGGCGTCCGGTCGCAGCGTTCAGCCATGCTAGTGAATAATTATATGGCAGCAGCCGGTAACGGAGCAGTACATATTCTTTGCATATATTTCTGTAAAATCCCGATATAAAAACCGGCTCTGTAGTCACGTTGGCTCCGTGCGGGCGCATGACAGGGCTGAAGCAGCCGAACTGCATCCAGCGTGTATAAAGTTCTTCGTCCAGTGATCCGGTAAAGCCGCCCAGATCGCTTCCCATATAGGCCACGCCGTTCATCCCCATACCGAGCATGATGGGGATCTGTGCCTGAAATCCATCCCAGCTCTTCGACACATCACCCGACCATGGAAAGGTTGAATAACGCTGCATACCGGCATAGCCCGAACGCGTAAGATTGAATAACCTCTGATCCGGATAATGCTCCGCATATTTATCATAAAGTCCCTGTGCCCACAGCAGCGAATAAACATTATGGATCTCCCGCGCGCTTCCCCGGTAATGGATCATATCGTCAGGGTGTTGCTCCGGTTCCCCCAGGTCCGACCACCAGCCGGCCACTCCTTCCTCAATGCGCATATTGTAATGATTCCACATCCAGTCGAACGTTGCCAGGCGCGTCAGGTCAAGCAATCCGGCCGGGCCAGCCCAGAAATTATTCAGGACGTACGTATTTCCGGATGCGTTGGTGCACAAATAATCGAGAGCGCTCAGGTAATTATAGTGCATTGAATACTGGGTGAAGTAGGTCTCCCCGATCAGAATGGTCTTGATACCCTCCTCCCTGAAATCTTCCATCATGCCCACCGGGTCCGGGAAGCGTGTGTAATCCCAGACCATGTCGCACATATCTCCCACTCCGCCATACCAGTATAGATCAAGAACAATGGCGTCGACGGGAAAGCCATGTTCCCG
This genomic window contains:
- a CDS encoding four helix bundle protein — protein: MENRLVDFVVRIQEVIKYFPNTYFHTQLANQISRASTSTALNYAEAQSTESLKDFVHKMRLVLKELRECHVALKILSHNRDLDDIHELADLVKENDELVAIFVKSIQTAEKNIKSKAAGTNL
- the gltX gene encoding glutamate--tRNA ligase, which produces MEASREVRVRFAPSPTGPLHIGGVRTALYNYLLARQKKGKFILRIEDTDQGRFVPGAEDYIIESLHWIGLRFDEGIREGGPYAPYRQSDRQAIYREYAEQLVASGNAYYGFDTPGELDAMRKRLEGEKAVNTSYSYLSRMAMSNSLTLTDEEVRHKMASGHPYVIRFRIPADEEVRVFDLIRDWVVVHSSTLDDKVLFKSDGMPTYHLANVVDDHLMKITQVIRGEEWLPSLPLHALLYRAFGWEEPEFAHLPLLLKPDGKGKLSKRDGDRLGFPVFPLQWKDPFTGEVSTGYRESGYFPEAFDNMLAFLGWNPGTEKELFSMEELIEAFSIERVGKSGSRFDPEKARWYNRQYLQQRPVDELVGRFRTVLEAKGIQADDSLIRNVVEMVKERVDFVKDMWDQSWFFFKAPEHYDPEVVKKRWKEETPARMAEAVSLLKTIDPFTSANIEAELKEWIEDKGYGTGQVMNALRLCLVGASSGPHLTDIMETIGKEETVSRILRGVDALSGT
- a CDS encoding glycoside hydrolase family 31 protein, whose product is MKFIILACSLLICLNIQALSGVKLQEQYSDRTGHRPAAISPVGDYLGHVVDNGVLELSATNGKLQFIAFLPETVRITFIPNGVTFRDTSYSVVLDPGTLSPELMVQPDYLIFSTGELQVVIDKYPVQVSFVEGTDTIAQEETGSYASSAGQGVRFALESEEMLFGGGSRALPFNRRGFEFDNYNQPHYGYSNWEPNLNISIPVILSSEKYLLFFDNSYPGHFDLGASNANVLDYFCESGPLSYFFITGENNDQLLEQYTLLTGRQPLPPLWSLGYIQSRFGYENESHARMVMNAMREHGFPVDAIVLDLYWYGGVGDMCDMVWDYTRFPDPVGMMEDFREEGIKTILIGETYFTQYSMHYNYLSALDYLCTNASGNTYVLNNFWAGPAGLLDLTRLATFDWMWNHYNMRIEEGVAGWWSDLGEPEQHPDDMIHYRGSAREIHNVYSLLWAQGLYDKYAEHYPDQRLFNLTRSGYAGMQRYSTFPWSGDVSKSWDGFQAQIPIMLGMGMNGVAYMGSDLGGFTGSLDEELYTRWMQFGCFSPVMRPHGANVTTEPVFISGFYRNICKEYVLLRYRLLPYNYSLAWLNAATGRPLALPMNYFNPSGLIAGNLSDQYFWGENLLVAPVMESGQQIRQVYFPEGVWIDFHTDQSIQGEGVYPVNVTPEIIPVFVKGGSFIPMATPMLSTDFYHRDTLIVWYYPEKSVPLSTFQVYQDDGRTKDAYEEGSYDLITLSGDTEGDQIAVAISKEGDGYSGVPVSQELMYEVKRIKKEPENVLLDQINIPIVSTMDEYLAISPAAFWEPEADILHIHFHWDGQSALLVIKGAGLGMEDQHAPPLTFELLPPAPNPFSDHTCLRYQVKEPGDYLIRIQTLEGKLILQENIKAGRPGIYEYVWDGRDVGAGVYVISLINGSGQSSVQKLILINHSIP
- a CDS encoding glutamine--tRNA ligase/YqeY domain fusion protein, which codes for MDNTTVSNEPSRSLNFIEQIIEKDIFEGKNEKRVHTRFPPEPNGYLHIGHAKSICLNFGLAKKYSGNCNLRFDDTNPTKEEEEYVNSIMEDVRWLGFDWEDRLYYASDYFEQLYEWAEKMIKEGKAYVDDQSAEEVSEQRGTVTTPGKHSPYRERSVAENLDLFRRMHAGEFPDGSRVLRAKIDMAHPNMLLRDPLMYRILHATHHRTGDRWCIYPMYDYAHGQSDYLEGITHSICTLEFEVHRPLYDWFLDQVIASKYRPQQIEFARLNLSYTIMSKRRLLELVEGGYVRGWDDPRMPTICGLRRRGYTPESIRYFADKIGVAKRDNTIDVSLLEHSIREDLNKKAPRVMAVINPLRVVITNYPENKTEEVGLVNNPEDENAGTRKVPFSRVLYIEQDDFMEIPPPKYFRLSPGNEVRLKGAYIIRCEKVVKDPSTGQITEIQCTYDPETRSGGEQSSRKVKSTIHWLSAPHALPAEIRLYDRLFVDEDPSNHKDRDYKEFLNPDSLSIIRGYAEPSLQNARTLDKFQFIRLGYFCVDPDSTPGQLVFNRTVTLKDTWAKIVSKE